One window of Gloeothece citriformis PCC 7424 genomic DNA carries:
- a CDS encoding Lin0512 family protein — protein MPIYFVIYLKENFLVVQKRLIIEMGMGVDQHGQDPTIAAARAVRNAIAHNALPGVWEVAGLDHPNQMIVQVQVAVPYPEQVRKDEVLAVLPFGKKSLTVEEGGMIVQGRAIEELNDKNDEMLIANAAVTVLIDTDA, from the coding sequence ATGCCCATCTACTTTGTTATTTATCTTAAAGAGAATTTTCTTGTGGTACAAAAACGCTTAATTATTGAAATGGGAATGGGAGTGGATCAACATGGACAAGATCCTACCATTGCTGCGGCTAGGGCAGTGCGAAACGCGATCGCCCATAATGCTTTACCGGGAGTGTGGGAAGTCGCCGGGTTAGATCATCCTAATCAAATGATTGTACAGGTACAAGTTGCCGTTCCTTATCCCGAACAAGTCCGCAAGGATGAGGTTTTAGCGGTGTTACCTTTCGGGAAAAAATCCTTAACCGTTGAGGAGGGAGGTATGATCGTTCAAGGACGGGCGATCGAAGAACTCAATGATAAAAATGATGAAATGTTAATTGCTAATGCGGCGGTTACTGTTTTGATTGATACAGACGCTTAA